A window of Amycolatopsis australiensis contains these coding sequences:
- a CDS encoding 5-(carboxyamino)imidazole ribonucleotide synthase codes for MDKHTGLPVVGMVGGGQLARMTHQAAISLGQSLRVLAASENEAAGLVAGDVTLGHHTDLEALRKFAASVDVLTFDHEHVPGEHLLTLAMEGFVIRPAPAALGFAQNKLVMREMMAGLGVPGPAFAEVSAVDDVVAFGGEHGWPVVLKASSGGYDGRGVWMLDTAQHARETVPQLLEAGTPLLVEEKVAMRRELSALVARSPFGQGAAYPVVETVQTGGINTEVLAPAPGLSPERVHEAQDLALRIASTLDVTGLLAVELFETDTGLLVNELAMRPHNSGHWTMDGARTSQFEQHLRAVLDYPLGRTDLIAPACVMANVLGAPELPEMGPDERLHHLFARYPEARVHLYGKQERPGRKLGHVNFTGERMDDLRDRALLSAHWLSHAVWLDGYEIH; via the coding sequence ATGGACAAACACACCGGTCTGCCCGTCGTGGGCATGGTGGGCGGCGGCCAGCTGGCCCGGATGACCCACCAGGCGGCGATCTCCCTCGGCCAGTCCCTGCGCGTGCTCGCCGCGAGCGAGAACGAAGCCGCGGGTCTCGTGGCCGGCGACGTCACGCTCGGACACCACACCGACCTCGAGGCGCTGCGGAAGTTCGCGGCGTCGGTCGACGTGCTGACGTTCGACCACGAGCACGTGCCGGGCGAGCACCTGCTGACGCTGGCGATGGAGGGCTTCGTCATCCGGCCGGCGCCGGCGGCGCTGGGCTTCGCGCAGAACAAGCTGGTGATGCGCGAGATGATGGCCGGGCTCGGCGTGCCGGGACCCGCCTTCGCCGAGGTGTCCGCTGTGGATGACGTCGTGGCGTTCGGCGGCGAGCACGGCTGGCCGGTGGTGCTGAAGGCGTCGAGCGGCGGCTACGACGGCCGCGGCGTGTGGATGCTCGACACCGCGCAGCACGCCCGCGAAACCGTGCCGCAGCTGCTGGAGGCGGGCACGCCGCTGCTGGTCGAGGAGAAGGTGGCGATGCGGCGGGAGCTGTCCGCGCTCGTCGCCCGCTCGCCCTTCGGCCAGGGCGCGGCCTACCCGGTGGTCGAGACGGTGCAGACCGGCGGCATCAACACCGAGGTGCTGGCCCCGGCGCCGGGCCTGTCGCCGGAGCGGGTGCACGAGGCCCAGGACCTGGCGCTGCGGATCGCGTCGACGCTGGACGTCACCGGCCTGCTGGCGGTGGAGCTGTTCGAAACCGACACCGGGCTGCTGGTCAACGAGCTGGCGATGCGCCCGCACAACTCCGGGCACTGGACCATGGACGGCGCGCGCACTTCGCAGTTCGAGCAGCACCTGCGCGCGGTGCTCGACTACCCGCTGGGCCGGACGGACCTGATCGCGCCCGCGTGCGTGATGGCGAACGTGCTCGGCGCGCCGGAGCTGCCGGAGATGGGGCCGGACGAGCGGCTGCACCACCTGTTCGCGCGGTACCCCGAGGCGCGGGTGCACCTGTACGGCAAGCAGGAGCGGCCGGGTCGCAAGCTCGGGCACGTCAACTTCACCGGCGAGCGCATGGACGACCTGCGCGACCGCGCGCTGCTGTCGGCGCACTGGCTGTCCCACGCCGTCTGGCTCGACGGCTACGAAATCCACTGA
- a CDS encoding glycosyltransferase 87 family protein, with amino-acid sequence MSTSRPASEARAGRFAAGGIALLVLAFGVVVWLAGWHLGADSAVYRAGALTLVHGDPLYTRDVLTALPDWVRLPFTYTPAAAPLFLPLALVPSGLVWGVIAFLSVVALIVVITVVPSPPGRAPLLGRSWWALPAGTAAALVLEPVWKTLFLGQINLILMAFVVLDVLVLAARGSRWAGVLIGVAAAIKLTPLIFVPHLFFTGRWKDGLRALGTFVAFEAVMFAVIPVDAARFWRDSATDPSRVGSVHWIFNQSLNGLVNRASALAPWSLAVAVGVAAVLAVPAVWLVVRLHRRGEDAAALLVTAFYGLLLSPVSWSHHWVWCVPLLTLLVVKARWWAAAAVTVLFGSQIVMLVPNGGDTEFSWGLGWSVLGNLYVLAAAAGILGLAARELRLVRRSTQVVTV; translated from the coding sequence ATGTCGACGTCGCGACCGGCGTCTGAGGCGCGCGCCGGTCGCTTCGCCGCCGGCGGGATCGCGCTGCTGGTGCTGGCGTTCGGTGTCGTCGTCTGGCTGGCCGGGTGGCACCTGGGGGCGGACAGCGCCGTCTACCGCGCGGGCGCGCTGACGCTGGTGCACGGCGATCCGCTGTATACGCGGGACGTCCTGACCGCGCTGCCGGACTGGGTGCGGCTGCCGTTCACCTACACGCCGGCCGCCGCGCCGCTGTTCCTGCCGCTCGCCCTCGTGCCATCGGGCCTGGTCTGGGGCGTGATCGCGTTTTTGTCGGTGGTCGCCCTTATCGTCGTGATCACGGTGGTTCCGTCGCCGCCGGGGCGCGCGCCGCTTCTGGGAAGAAGCTGGTGGGCGCTGCCGGCGGGAACGGCCGCCGCTCTGGTCCTGGAACCGGTGTGGAAAACGCTGTTCCTGGGCCAGATCAACTTGATACTGATGGCGTTCGTGGTGCTGGACGTGCTGGTGCTGGCGGCGCGCGGGTCGCGCTGGGCGGGTGTGCTGATCGGCGTGGCGGCGGCGATCAAGCTCACCCCGCTGATCTTCGTGCCGCACCTGTTCTTCACGGGAAGGTGGAAGGACGGGCTGCGGGCCCTGGGCACGTTCGTGGCGTTCGAGGCGGTGATGTTCGCGGTCATCCCGGTCGACGCGGCGCGGTTCTGGCGGGATTCGGCGACCGACCCGAGCCGGGTCGGGTCGGTGCACTGGATCTTCAACCAGTCGCTCAACGGGCTGGTCAACCGGGCTTCGGCGCTGGCGCCCTGGTCGCTGGCGGTGGCGGTCGGGGTGGCGGCGGTGCTGGCCGTGCCCGCGGTGTGGCTCGTGGTGCGGCTGCACCGGCGTGGCGAGGACGCGGCCGCGTTGCTCGTCACGGCGTTCTACGGGCTGCTGCTCTCGCCGGTGTCATGGTCGCACCACTGGGTGTGGTGCGTGCCGTTGCTCACGCTGCTGGTGGTGAAGGCGCGGTGGTGGGCCGCGGCGGCGGTGACGGTGCTGTTCGGCTCGCAGATCGTGATGCTGGTGCCGAACGGCGGGGACACGGAGTTCTCCTGGGGCCTGGGCTGGTCGGTCCTGGGCAATCTCTACGTCCTCGCGGCGGCGGCCGGGATCCTCGGCCTGGCGGCGCGTGAGCTTCGTCTGGTCCGGCGGTCGACGCAGGTCGTGACCGTTTAG
- a CDS encoding glycosyltransferase 87 family protein, with amino-acid sequence MTRTVPTDVEGEAVAGPQHRLALRKSLARLSVRPRSILILTVIPLVAIGYGIYGWQQDWVLGVDSAVYRAGALTLLHGDSLYDANTLTPEPWWALLPFTYPPTAALIFVPLAAFPTQVSWGLITAISLAAMALSIRIAIGALPRPPADGPRWWASPARSTIVFFLVFLGLEPVWRTIFLGQINLILMAMILLDMLVIGARGSRWGGVLVGVAAAIKLTPLVFLGHLFITGRRKDALRGLATFVLLQGLMFLISPHDAAKYWTVTLPDTGRIGPVHWAGNQSLNALMNRATDLAPWASKAAMGIGFLLAIPALWLLLRFHRKGQALAALLVTAFWTLLMSPISWTHHWVWVIPLIVLLVSRLPKTTPKTAWKRWVGTGLVAFVFVSCVLLILPNGRNVELHWKVWQNVLGDAYILMPVVLALALILRWGLLRRARKKAASDEHVDVATGV; translated from the coding sequence GTGACCCGGACCGTACCCACCGACGTCGAGGGCGAAGCCGTGGCCGGACCCCAGCACCGCCTGGCCCTGCGGAAGTCACTCGCGCGCCTGTCCGTCCGCCCGCGGTCGATCCTGATCCTCACGGTGATCCCGCTGGTCGCGATCGGGTACGGCATCTACGGCTGGCAGCAAGACTGGGTGCTCGGCGTCGACAGCGCGGTCTACCGGGCCGGCGCGCTCACGCTCCTGCACGGCGACTCCCTCTACGACGCGAACACGCTGACCCCCGAGCCGTGGTGGGCGCTGCTGCCGTTCACCTACCCGCCGACGGCGGCGCTGATCTTCGTCCCGCTCGCCGCGTTCCCGACGCAGGTCTCGTGGGGCCTCATCACGGCCATCTCGCTGGCGGCGATGGCGCTGTCGATCCGGATCGCGATCGGCGCGCTGCCCCGCCCGCCTGCCGACGGCCCGCGCTGGTGGGCCTCGCCGGCCCGCTCGACCATCGTGTTCTTCCTCGTCTTCCTCGGCCTCGAGCCGGTGTGGCGGACGATCTTCCTCGGCCAGATCAACCTGATCCTGATGGCCATGATCCTGCTGGACATGCTGGTCATCGGCGCTCGCGGCAGCCGCTGGGGCGGGGTGCTGGTCGGCGTCGCGGCGGCGATCAAGCTGACGCCGCTGGTGTTCCTCGGGCACCTGTTCATCACCGGCCGCCGCAAGGACGCGCTGCGCGGCCTCGCGACGTTCGTGCTGCTGCAGGGCCTGATGTTCCTGATCAGCCCGCACGACGCGGCCAAGTACTGGACGGTCACGCTGCCGGACACGGGCCGGATCGGGCCGGTGCACTGGGCGGGCAACCAGTCGCTGAACGCGCTGATGAACCGGGCCACCGACCTCGCGCCGTGGGCGTCGAAGGCGGCGATGGGCATCGGCTTCCTGCTGGCCATCCCGGCGCTGTGGCTGCTGCTGCGCTTCCACCGCAAGGGCCAGGCACTGGCCGCGCTGCTGGTCACCGCGTTCTGGACGCTGCTGATGTCGCCGATCTCGTGGACCCACCACTGGGTCTGGGTGATCCCGCTGATCGTGCTGCTCGTGTCGCGGCTGCCGAAGACGACCCCGAAGACGGCGTGGAAGCGCTGGGTCGGGACCGGGCTGGTGGCGTTCGTGTTCGTCAGCTGCGTGCTGCTGATCCTGCCGAACGGCCGCAACGTCGAACTGCACTGGAAAGTGTGGCAGAACGTGCTGGGGGACGCTTACATCCTGATGCCGGTCGTGCTGGCGCTCGCGCTGATCCTGCGCTGGGGGCTGCTGCGCCGGGCACGGAAGAAGGCCGCATCGGACGAGCATGTCGACGTCGCGACCGGCGTCTGA
- a CDS encoding GGDEF domain-containing protein, which yields MDVPATRSGAGDAPPADHALRALRARWRTASLAAGWRFPSDWALPEVDAVCAAVMAKGRVEAAETALAGLARARAAAGAGLAETLADLAALHAVLDHGGDGFVSPDVDATPARLLRATALAWADVAVDQLVHTEVTDPLTGLPSAAYLRTRLFEVYRAAAARERPAAEEHVLLVVSLDLSTVTGFPRLTGMILVADALRAVFDSGQSVASLGPSVVAALVPKDERVASHGVALRRALHERLSVDSELSDAGRPRVSAVRLPATHEMACDLLARLGRG from the coding sequence GTGGACGTTCCGGCAACGCGCTCCGGCGCCGGTGACGCCCCGCCCGCCGATCACGCGCTGCGCGCGCTGCGGGCCCGCTGGCGCACGGCCAGCCTCGCCGCCGGCTGGCGCTTCCCCAGCGACTGGGCCCTGCCCGAGGTCGACGCCGTCTGCGCGGCCGTGATGGCCAAGGGCCGCGTCGAGGCCGCCGAAACCGCGCTGGCCGGGCTGGCCAGGGCCCGCGCGGCGGCCGGGGCCGGGCTCGCCGAGACCCTCGCCGACCTGGCGGCGCTGCACGCGGTGCTCGACCACGGCGGCGACGGGTTCGTCTCCCCGGACGTCGACGCCACGCCGGCGCGGCTGCTCCGGGCCACCGCGCTGGCCTGGGCCGACGTCGCCGTCGACCAGCTCGTGCACACCGAGGTCACCGACCCGCTGACCGGCCTGCCCTCGGCCGCCTACCTGCGCACCCGGCTGTTCGAGGTGTACCGGGCCGCCGCCGCGCGCGAGCGCCCGGCGGCCGAGGAGCACGTGCTGCTCGTCGTCTCGCTCGACCTCAGCACCGTCACCGGATTTCCGCGGCTGACCGGGATGATCCTGGTCGCGGACGCGCTGCGGGCGGTGTTCGACAGCGGGCAGAGCGTCGCTTCGCTCGGGCCGTCCGTGGTTGCCGCGTTGGTCCCGAAGGACGAGAGAGTCGCTTCGCACGGCGTCGCGCTGCGAAGGGCCTTGCACGAGCGGCTGTCCGTGGATTCCGAGCTGTCCGACGCCGGCCGGCCGCGGGTGTCGGCCGTGCGCCTGCCCGCGACCCATGAAATGGCGTGTGACCTGCTGGCCCGTCTCGGCCGGGGGTAG
- a CDS encoding sigma-70 family RNA polymerase sigma factor, translating into MSTVPADLSGKSDAELIAEVRAGKIESYGPLYERHTGAAHNLARQLARSSSEADDLVSEAFAKVLDTLRGGKGPDTAFRAYLLTALRHTAYDRTRKERRVDLNEDMTEVGGAAAEALTVPFSDTAVAGLERTMAAKAFARLPERWQAVLWHTEIEQQSPAEVAPLLGLTANGVSALAYRAREGLRQAYLQVHLQENAEERCRACADRLGAWTRDGLSKRERAQVESHLDECENCRALAAELADVNGGLRAVIAPIVLGGAALGYLATIGAAKASAATAATAGAAAAGAAAAGGKAGAAAGAAAAGPRQFAGVAASGAAVVAAVVIALTAGGGTQDIPVAAQVPPPAAQPVNPPAPKPQPPAPPAPPQPPAPPQPPAPPQPPAPPQPPAPPAAPPAEPAPPPVVPPAPAPAPAPAPTPAPPAPPAPPAPAPASVSATTPPGGVELSPGSAANLPITVRNDGGSPSEPVAVTLHLPPGVHALGSGGGGAPMARAEQSDPISVNCPAGDGTVTCKTGVGLQPGQSATLNFRLEADDNAEGGTVTGSVTAGVQINVTVSVKVTVKQPLDAVVLEAQGDGLSAFPWNRNPLVYVRVRNTGETTKPVTVTFDHPLWQWWSLRGFPCSTTGAGASCTTTSALAPGQHVNLWVRLKGRPDDGRVTITAQLGKASAQPVTVDFGCWHPWCGKDPLPTSTSSSVTPSNTPSKPGKPTPSKPTSTPPATTTKSEPTTEPATSTTTSSAPPRPGTKPGQKQPTATPERNFGWLTG; encoded by the coding sequence GTGTCCACCGTTCCCGCCGATCTCAGCGGAAAGAGTGACGCCGAGCTGATCGCCGAGGTGCGTGCCGGCAAGATCGAGTCGTACGGGCCGCTCTACGAACGCCACACCGGTGCCGCGCACAACCTCGCCCGTCAGCTGGCCCGCTCGAGCTCCGAAGCCGACGACCTGGTGTCCGAGGCGTTCGCCAAGGTGCTGGACACGCTGCGTGGCGGCAAGGGGCCGGACACCGCCTTCCGGGCCTACCTGCTGACTGCGCTGCGTCACACCGCGTACGACCGCACCCGCAAGGAACGCCGGGTCGACCTCAACGAGGACATGACCGAGGTCGGCGGCGCCGCGGCCGAGGCGCTGACGGTGCCGTTCTCGGACACCGCCGTCGCCGGGCTCGAGCGGACGATGGCCGCCAAGGCGTTCGCCCGGCTGCCCGAGCGCTGGCAGGCGGTGCTCTGGCACACCGAGATCGAGCAGCAGAGCCCGGCCGAGGTCGCGCCGCTGCTGGGGCTGACCGCGAACGGCGTCTCCGCGCTCGCCTACCGCGCCCGCGAGGGCCTTCGCCAGGCGTATCTGCAGGTCCACCTGCAGGAGAACGCGGAGGAACGCTGCCGCGCCTGCGCCGACCGGCTCGGCGCGTGGACCCGCGACGGGCTGTCCAAGCGCGAACGCGCCCAGGTCGAAAGCCACCTGGACGAGTGCGAGAACTGCCGCGCGCTGGCCGCGGAGCTCGCCGACGTCAACGGCGGGCTGCGCGCGGTCATCGCCCCGATCGTCCTGGGCGGCGCGGCGCTCGGCTACCTCGCCACGATCGGCGCGGCCAAGGCGAGCGCGGCCACCGCGGCGACCGCCGGTGCGGCCGCCGCCGGAGCCGCCGCGGCCGGGGGCAAGGCCGGCGCGGCCGCGGGAGCCGCCGCCGCGGGCCCCCGCCAGTTCGCCGGGGTCGCCGCCTCGGGTGCGGCCGTCGTCGCCGCCGTCGTCATCGCGCTCACCGCGGGCGGCGGCACGCAGGACATCCCCGTCGCGGCGCAGGTGCCGCCGCCGGCCGCCCAGCCGGTCAATCCGCCCGCACCGAAGCCACAGCCACCGGCTCCGCCCGCGCCGCCGCAACCGCCCGCGCCGCCGCAACCGCCCGCGCCGCCGCAACCGCCCGCGCCGCCGCAACCGCCGGCGCCGCCCGCGGCTCCGCCTGCCGAACCGGCCCCGCCGCCGGTCGTGCCCCCGGCCCCCGCGCCCGCACCGGCCCCCGCGCCGACGCCGGCTCCGCCCGCCCCGCCCGCCCCGCCGGCTCCGGCACCGGCGTCGGTGTCCGCGACGACCCCGCCGGGCGGCGTCGAGCTCAGCCCCGGCTCGGCCGCGAACCTGCCCATCACCGTGCGCAACGACGGCGGGAGCCCGTCCGAGCCCGTGGCCGTGACGCTGCACCTGCCGCCGGGCGTCCACGCCCTCGGCTCGGGCGGCGGCGGCGCCCCGATGGCGCGGGCCGAGCAGAGCGACCCGATCTCGGTGAACTGCCCGGCCGGCGACGGCACGGTGACCTGCAAGACCGGCGTCGGCCTGCAGCCCGGCCAGAGCGCGACGCTGAACTTCCGGCTCGAAGCCGACGACAACGCCGAGGGCGGCACGGTGACCGGATCGGTCACCGCCGGCGTGCAGATCAACGTCACGGTGAGCGTCAAGGTCACCGTGAAGCAGCCGCTCGACGCGGTGGTCCTGGAGGCGCAGGGCGACGGTCTCTCGGCGTTCCCGTGGAACCGCAATCCGCTGGTCTACGTGCGGGTCCGCAACACCGGTGAGACGACCAAGCCGGTCACGGTCACCTTCGACCACCCGCTGTGGCAGTGGTGGAGCCTGCGCGGCTTCCCCTGCTCGACGACCGGCGCGGGCGCGAGCTGCACGACGACGAGCGCGCTGGCGCCCGGTCAGCACGTCAACCTGTGGGTGCGGCTGAAGGGCCGCCCCGACGACGGGCGCGTGACGATCACCGCCCAGCTCGGCAAGGCCTCGGCGCAGCCGGTGACCGTCGACTTCGGCTGCTGGCACCCGTGGTGCGGCAAGGACCCGCTGCCGACGAGCACGTCTTCGTCGGTGACACCGTCGAACACGCCGTCGAAGCCGGGGAAGCCCACGCCGTCCAAGCCGACGTCCACTCCGCCCGCGACGACGACGAAGTCCGAGCCGACGACCGAGCCGGCCACGTCGACGACCACGTCCAGCGCACCGCCCCGCCCGGGCACCAAGCCGGGCCAGAAGCAGCCGACCGCCACCCCCGAGCGGAATTTCGGCTGGCTGACGGGGTAG
- a CDS encoding GtrA family protein has product MRELLKKHRELLRFAVVGGISFVITMSVNYGLKFTVLRTHPVTALIVGVLVATIFSYVANREWSFRTRGGRERAHEAALFFLFSGIALGLNALPQWVSRYVLDLQAPRLSPFGVEVADFVSGIVIGTLLGTAFRWWAFKKWVFPDEDARPRAVPARDPDIRDRKAA; this is encoded by the coding sequence GTGCGCGAGCTGCTGAAGAAGCATCGCGAGCTCCTCCGCTTCGCCGTCGTCGGCGGGATCAGCTTCGTGATCACGATGTCCGTCAACTACGGCCTGAAGTTCACCGTGCTGCGGACCCACCCGGTGACGGCGCTGATCGTCGGCGTCCTGGTGGCGACGATCTTCTCCTACGTCGCCAACCGCGAGTGGTCGTTCCGCACCCGCGGCGGGCGGGAGCGGGCGCACGAGGCGGCACTGTTCTTCCTGTTCAGCGGTATCGCGCTGGGTCTGAACGCGCTGCCGCAGTGGGTCTCGCGGTACGTGCTGGACCTGCAGGCGCCCCGGCTTTCGCCGTTCGGTGTCGAGGTCGCCGACTTCGTCAGCGGGATCGTCATCGGCACGCTGCTGGGCACGGCGTTCCGCTGGTGGGCGTTCAAGAAGTGGGTCTTCCCGGACGAGGACGCGCGGCCTCGCGCGGTACCCGCGCGCGATCCGGACATTCGGGACCGGAAAGCCGCCTGA
- a CDS encoding GtrA family protein codes for MTVVETVLKRTPEPLRSVLIKHRELLKFAIVGGTTFLVDNGVWYVLKLTVLEPKPTTAKAIAIIVATIVSYILNREWSFRTRGGRERHHEAALFFVISGIAVVVNLVPLYVSRYVLHLEVPHVTRLVQEIADFASGSIIGMVLAMFFRFWGFKKWVFPDELGQRRRDGDQVTRLR; via the coding sequence GTGACCGTTGTGGAAACCGTGCTCAAGCGCACGCCGGAACCACTGCGTTCGGTGCTGATCAAGCACCGGGAGCTGCTGAAGTTCGCGATCGTGGGCGGCACGACGTTCCTGGTCGACAACGGCGTCTGGTACGTCCTCAAGCTGACGGTGCTGGAGCCGAAACCGACCACCGCCAAGGCCATCGCGATCATCGTCGCGACCATCGTGTCGTACATCCTCAACCGCGAGTGGTCGTTCCGCACCCGCGGTGGCCGCGAACGCCACCACGAGGCGGCGCTGTTCTTCGTGATCAGCGGCATCGCCGTGGTGGTGAACCTGGTCCCGCTCTACGTCTCGCGGTACGTGCTGCACCTGGAGGTCCCGCACGTGACGCGGCTGGTGCAGGAGATCGCGGACTTCGCGAGCGGGTCGATCATCGGCATGGTCCTGGCGATGTTCTTCCGCTTCTGGGGTTTCAAGAAGTGGGTCTTCCCGGACGAGCTGGGCCAGCGCCGCCGGGACGGCGACCAGGTCACGCGCCTGCGCTGA
- a CDS encoding MFS transporter — MSTTALKRARKPALAGLFLSVFLAMLDAQVVATALPRIAAEFGGTGAYAWVTTAYLLAGSVTAPLYGKLGDVFGRKRVLLGALALFLLGSLACGLASSLATLIAGRVLQGAGSGGLFVCVGASLGEMFTPREGAKYFGWFSVCFAVASLAGPVVGGVLTGLAGWRSIFLVNLPLGLVAVAFLGQLDLPRRRREAPFDFAGVVLLGAAITGFTLLTPWSIGLGAVSAVAFVVIERKAEAPVLPPRLFRDRTFTVSVLLSVLAGVAYLGSVNYIAAALQADAGPAEGGLRLVPMTLAVAASSVVASKVIARTGAYRWAPRLSMALGLLAVLGLLTVAGLPAILGCLVLFGLAAGLNLQVLALATQNTAPAADRGAVAAGVNLARALGSSLGPVALGVAHHAGGTHGVFLALLPVLALALVTAFALPHVPLHR, encoded by the coding sequence TTGAGCACCACCGCGCTGAAACGCGCCCGAAAACCCGCCCTCGCGGGCCTGTTCCTGTCCGTTTTCCTCGCGATGCTCGACGCCCAGGTCGTCGCCACCGCGCTGCCCCGGATCGCCGCGGAGTTCGGCGGGACCGGCGCCTACGCCTGGGTCACCACCGCCTACCTGCTCGCCGGCAGCGTCACCGCTCCCCTGTACGGCAAGCTCGGTGACGTCTTCGGCCGCAAGCGCGTACTTCTCGGCGCGCTCGCGCTCTTCCTGCTCGGCTCGCTGGCCTGTGGCCTGGCGTCGTCGCTCGCGACACTCATCGCCGGACGCGTGCTGCAGGGCGCCGGCTCCGGAGGCCTCTTCGTCTGCGTCGGCGCTTCGCTCGGCGAGATGTTCACGCCTCGCGAAGGCGCGAAGTACTTCGGGTGGTTCTCGGTCTGCTTCGCCGTCGCTTCCCTGGCCGGGCCCGTCGTCGGCGGCGTGCTCACCGGGCTGGCCGGGTGGCGGTCGATCTTCCTGGTCAACCTGCCGCTCGGCCTGGTCGCCGTCGCGTTCCTCGGACAGCTCGACCTGCCCCGGCGACGGCGGGAAGCCCCCTTCGACTTCGCCGGCGTCGTCCTGCTCGGCGCGGCGATCACCGGTTTCACCCTGCTGACGCCGTGGTCGATCGGCCTCGGGGCGGTTTCGGCCGTCGCGTTCGTCGTCATCGAGCGCAAGGCCGAGGCCCCGGTGCTGCCGCCGCGCCTGTTCCGCGACCGGACGTTCACCGTGTCCGTGCTGCTCAGCGTGCTCGCCGGGGTCGCGTACCTCGGCTCGGTCAACTACATCGCGGCCGCCCTGCAGGCGGACGCGGGTCCGGCGGAAGGCGGGCTGCGGCTCGTGCCGATGACGCTCGCCGTCGCGGCCTCCTCCGTCGTCGCGAGCAAGGTCATCGCCCGCACCGGCGCCTATCGCTGGGCCCCGCGGCTCAGCATGGCGCTCGGCCTGCTCGCCGTGCTGGGGCTGCTCACCGTGGCCGGCCTGCCCGCGATCCTCGGCTGCTTGGTCCTCTTCGGCCTGGCCGCCGGGCTGAACCTGCAGGTCCTCGCCCTGGCGACGCAGAACACCGCCCCGGCGGCGGACCGCGGCGCGGTCGCCGCCGGTGTCAACCTCGCCCGCGCGCTCGGCTCGTCGCTCGGCCCGGTCGCGCTCGGCGTCGCCCACCACGCCGGCGGCACCCACGGCGTGTTCCTCGCCCTGCTGCCCGTCCTCGCGCTCGCGCTCGTCACGGCGTTCGCGCTCCCCCACGTCCCGCTCCACCGCTAG
- a CDS encoding NAD(P)H-binding protein, whose amino-acid sequence MIFVIGATGKVGRALVPALLDAGAAVRALTRDPGKARIDPRAEAVHGDLDTADLPALLDGADRVFVLTQGHSAAREAAVAQAAARAGATHLVKLSTTGVHFGQTDPLTRAHAEAEQAIREAGPAWTILRPGAFMDNRFAWRGSIHRENAVYVPEGDPASALIHVRDIAAVAALALTTSGYEGATYELTGGEALTTEQQVAILADAVGRPLRYVEEPQDAARDRMIRRHGWPAEAVDGLFALKRESARHEHMVFDTVERLLGRPPLTFADWAGENAAAFTYHYRG is encoded by the coding sequence ATGATCTTCGTCATCGGCGCCACCGGCAAGGTCGGCCGCGCCCTCGTCCCCGCCCTGCTCGACGCCGGCGCCGCCGTCCGCGCCCTGACCCGCGACCCGGGGAAGGCCCGGATCGACCCGCGCGCCGAAGCCGTCCACGGCGACCTCGACACCGCGGACCTGCCCGCGCTGCTCGACGGCGCCGACCGCGTGTTCGTGCTGACCCAGGGCCACAGCGCCGCCCGGGAAGCGGCGGTCGCCCAGGCCGCCGCCCGTGCCGGTGCCACCCACCTGGTCAAGCTGTCCACCACCGGAGTCCACTTCGGACAGACCGACCCGCTCACCCGCGCCCACGCCGAAGCCGAGCAGGCGATCCGCGAAGCCGGACCGGCGTGGACGATCCTGCGACCCGGCGCCTTCATGGACAACCGGTTCGCCTGGCGCGGCTCGATCCACCGGGAAAACGCCGTGTACGTGCCCGAAGGCGACCCGGCGTCCGCGCTGATCCACGTCCGGGACATCGCCGCGGTCGCGGCTCTCGCCCTCACGACGTCCGGGTACGAAGGCGCGACCTACGAACTGACCGGCGGCGAAGCCCTCACCACCGAGCAGCAGGTCGCGATCCTCGCCGACGCCGTCGGCCGTCCGCTCCGATACGTCGAGGAACCCCAAGACGCGGCCCGTGACCGGATGATTCGACGGCACGGCTGGCCCGCCGAAGCCGTCGACGGCTTGTTCGCCCTCAAGCGTGAGTCCGCCCGGCACGAGCACATGGTCTTCGACACCGTCGAGCGCTTGCTCGGCCGCCCGCCGCTGACCTTCGCCGATTGGGCGGGTGAGAACGCGGCCGCGTTCACCTACCATTACCGGGGGTGA
- a CDS encoding response regulator, translating into MSLRVLVVDDHPLFRFGVCTLLDAEPGIEVAGEAASGASAVDAAAALRPDVVVMDLHLPDLSGIQATRHIVTASPDTGVLMLTMADESESVFAAMRAGARGYLLKDAEPDEILRAVRSVARREAIFGPDIANRVLAFFNQPPASEPVFPELTGREREVLSLIAAGHSNAVIANSLCLSPKTVRNHISNVFAKLHVADRAEAIVRARDAGLGRS; encoded by the coding sequence ATGAGCCTGCGGGTCCTGGTCGTGGACGACCACCCGCTGTTCCGGTTCGGCGTGTGCACGCTGCTGGACGCCGAACCCGGGATCGAGGTCGCCGGCGAAGCGGCGAGCGGCGCGAGCGCCGTCGACGCGGCCGCGGCACTGCGCCCGGACGTCGTGGTCATGGACCTGCACCTGCCCGACCTGTCCGGCATCCAGGCGACCCGGCACATCGTGACCGCGAGCCCGGACACCGGCGTGCTGATGCTGACGATGGCCGACGAAAGCGAGTCGGTCTTCGCGGCGATGCGCGCCGGTGCCCGTGGCTACCTGCTCAAGGACGCCGAGCCGGACGAGATCCTGCGGGCGGTGCGGTCCGTCGCGCGGCGCGAGGCCATCTTCGGCCCCGACATCGCCAACCGCGTCCTCGCCTTCTTCAACCAGCCGCCGGCCAGCGAACCGGTGTTCCCGGAGCTGACCGGGCGCGAACGCGAGGTGCTGTCCCTGATCGCGGCCGGGCACAGCAACGCCGTCATCGCGAATTCCCTGTGCCTGAGCCCGAAGACCGTGCGCAACCACATCTCGAACGTCTTCGCGAAGCTCCACGTCGCCGACCGCGCCGAAGCGATCGTCCGGGCGCGGGACGCGGGCCTCGGCCGGTCCTGA